The Vallitalea okinawensis genome window below encodes:
- a CDS encoding glycosyl hydrolase family 65 protein, which yields MGWILTNKDYNKSDNKHYEGAYAQGNGYLNLRATFDEDLSEASQDDVYWRLPANVTLEKQRHPLSKWGTYIPGIYGNHPILGEEIINLPYALGMNMIYEDERFDMNQSMYTDFERKLNLRNGSLERKFHWSINNNVIKVNVQRYCSMAIKNMIVQRTEITSEKDGILEISHFIDTGVTTNGYNHFNKIDLDEEEFSAYLITDTNQEVGLCVDISISQGTMLENRIHKVENRIYQHGSLDLKANEKVIIEKRIYYATSIDDEYCGDIGKHLQNNINIGDSHNEFEKHNRIWAEKWEKSDIEIGGNEKLQKAVRFSIYHLLRSVNEKDHVAIDAKAYAGEAYYGHYFWDTEVYLLPFFIYTQPEYAKKLIRYRYNTLKGAKENAKRYGYNGAKFSWESCISGKEQCSNWQYADLEVHVTADVIYGLLHYCKNMNDQEFLLNEGLEMLMETARYWMERVYEEEGTYHLRGVMGPDEYLPFTNNNTFTNYMVRFTLQATIDTIAFADEKNKTLLRKLNITEDEVLKIKDIVQNMVLLIDDKKGFINQCENFSNFEDIDMDKIWTDKSRPFGQFISQERNYRSKALKQADVIALLYLFRKDFNNTMKKHCMDYYEPLTTHDSSLSYIFHALVYSDLSDSENAYDMFAKSIGIDMEEKGAAEGIHIANCGGIWQGLIMGFGGMKNSFESDQLSLSPRLPKEIEYMSFKIFYKGYWYRIYCDHKKTLVKKVD from the coding sequence ATGGGTTGGATACTAACAAATAAGGATTACAATAAGAGCGACAATAAGCATTATGAAGGAGCATATGCTCAAGGTAATGGCTACTTGAATTTACGAGCGACCTTTGATGAAGATCTATCAGAAGCATCTCAAGATGATGTTTACTGGAGACTTCCTGCAAATGTAACTTTAGAAAAGCAACGCCATCCGTTAAGTAAATGGGGTACATATATACCAGGGATATACGGCAATCATCCTATTTTAGGTGAAGAAATTATTAATCTACCTTATGCTTTGGGCATGAACATGATTTATGAAGATGAGAGATTTGATATGAATCAGTCCATGTATACCGATTTTGAAAGAAAGCTAAATCTTAGAAATGGTAGCTTAGAAAGAAAATTTCATTGGAGCATTAACAATAATGTGATTAAGGTCAATGTTCAAAGGTATTGCAGCATGGCAATCAAGAACATGATTGTCCAAAGGACCGAAATCACCTCTGAGAAAGATGGTATTCTAGAGATCAGTCATTTTATTGATACTGGTGTAACCACAAATGGTTATAATCACTTCAATAAGATTGATCTAGATGAAGAGGAGTTTTCTGCATATCTTATAACAGATACTAATCAAGAGGTTGGGTTATGTGTGGATATTAGTATCTCCCAAGGAACCATGTTAGAAAATAGGATACATAAAGTGGAGAATAGAATATATCAACATGGAAGTCTGGATCTTAAAGCTAATGAAAAAGTAATTATTGAAAAAAGAATATATTATGCCACCAGTATTGACGATGAGTACTGTGGAGATATCGGAAAGCATTTACAAAATAATATCAATATTGGGGATAGTCACAATGAGTTTGAAAAGCATAATAGAATCTGGGCTGAAAAATGGGAAAAATCCGATATAGAAATTGGAGGAAACGAGAAATTACAAAAGGCTGTGAGATTTAGCATCTACCATCTATTACGCAGTGTTAATGAGAAGGATCATGTTGCTATCGATGCTAAAGCTTATGCAGGTGAAGCCTATTATGGGCACTATTTTTGGGATACAGAGGTCTACTTATTACCTTTCTTTATCTATACTCAACCGGAATATGCAAAGAAATTGATTAGGTATCGATACAATACCCTAAAAGGTGCTAAAGAGAATGCTAAGAGATATGGCTATAATGGGGCTAAATTTTCTTGGGAGTCATGCATTTCAGGTAAAGAGCAATGTTCTAATTGGCAATATGCAGATTTAGAAGTACATGTAACAGCTGATGTTATTTATGGCTTATTGCACTATTGTAAGAATATGAATGATCAAGAGTTTCTATTGAATGAAGGATTAGAGATGCTTATGGAAACAGCAAGGTATTGGATGGAGAGAGTCTATGAGGAAGAGGGTACTTATCATTTAAGAGGTGTTATGGGTCCTGACGAATATTTACCCTTTACCAATAACAATACCTTTACGAATTACATGGTTCGATTTACATTGCAAGCAACAATAGACACTATAGCCTTTGCTGATGAGAAGAATAAAACCCTATTAAGAAAGTTGAATATTACAGAAGACGAGGTATTGAAGATTAAAGATATAGTTCAGAATATGGTTTTACTTATTGATGATAAAAAGGGATTCATTAATCAATGCGAGAACTTTAGTAATTTTGAAGATATCGATATGGATAAGATTTGGACGGATAAGAGTAGACCTTTTGGACAGTTCATATCACAAGAGAGGAATTATCGAAGTAAAGCACTAAAACAAGCCGATGTCATAGCCCTTCTCTATCTATTTAGAAAAGATTTTAATAATACCATGAAAAAGCATTGTATGGATTATTATGAACCCTTGACCACACATGATTCTTCTTTATCCTATATTTTTCATGCTCTCGTTTACAGTGATTTAAGTGACTCAGAAAATGCTTATGATATGTTCGCCAAGAGTATAGGCATAGACATGGAAGAGAAGGGGGCGGCTGAAGGTATTCATATCGCAAATTGTGGAGGGATTTGGCAAGGTTTAATTATGGGATTTGGGGGTATGAAAAATAGTTTTGAATCAGATCAACTTTCATTATCGCCTAGACTGCCTAAGGAAATAGAATACATGTCATTTAAGATTTTCTATAAAGGTTACTGGTACCGTATCTATTGTGACCATAAAAAAACATTAGTTAAAAAAGTGGATTGA
- a CDS encoding right-handed parallel beta-helix repeat-containing protein, with protein sequence MKRLRQCFALMLVINMIFTNVGLTSAAETEKDVVITESTLNTTEVIDLSHENPNPWGASFGIEADAQVRWQTFTATQDGIIDAVQVYLIKVNPDKEGLPTEVVAKIHKADGGLPGEVLQTTTASSVTIISEDITRFEFDVAAEKGKTYALSLTTNPLGIQDNEHARYDWANKDIGKDTTHPSGKITPGNNIVDETQWVHTYWTKIEMQVDTVPNGVNKDTLISLIETANTKIEDEYTVESWTNFQNANDLAIQVRDKEDATQEEVDQAANNLQTAMDNLIYLENVDVIDLSHENPNPWGASFGIESDAQARWQTFTAIKDGILDAVEVYLIKINPEKEGLPSEVIAKIYDVNGGTLGEVLDTTTISSDHIQSQDITRIEFNTSLEKGKQYALVLTASPLGLQDNDHARYDWANKDIGKDATNPSGKITNETNVIDETQWVHTYWTKIYYGEPNSEPIDYTFEGTRTWGFSFGITDGSSRWQTFTSHVTDRMSSFDVYLIKKNQFGLDFPNLVATLYEVENNSPTNVLTTITKPSGEIETNGIATIDLQYDLVAGKQYAIDLSTDDIQNEDPSTATCYDWPTSDKGLAGQEFFGKVVGQDFIDESFLGTGYLKVSFGDSQPVLPKPTTIELSTDQTILKIGNTTTINTIVKDQFGAVFEGGKIQYMSSDENVATVDENGMVTAVTGGIAKITVSCENASESITVTVQDGDGSIIPVPGMVINEDIKLKPGEYYFEGASKGITIVGDHITVDGTGVTIVNAPEEDIQEDVTTGAYAYQLNPIEGNDSYNMVRHFDFTKSNQITFSFDAKADAFSGELKVSVSEDTVTWTDVFIETDISNSWGKYTVDLNAYAGKEVDVKLSYHNNTLSTYEMKNMGLMIDTIEVIEDSVRTFSDLAEAKVFYLWNLSYDDGMTVPDHLADKPFDRTSYDIDTGLFKGTAITVNDSSNVTITGFNISGFYYALEANNCDQLVIKDNNFSNNYTNPNGGWGDQDGGAVVFNHVNNSELNGNIATNNANGLSLRYSDHNTVKDNNFSVCSDVALELWNSSFNTISDNDFSWGIRIDPLNEVHARDSTSSLIEAGSNYNYIKGNDFTHGGDGIFVRALNGYVSEGNVFEENDTSFANNNAVESGMGRNYYIRNKANYSSYGFWLGGSDESVLIGNEIAYNGIKPANAPENFGNAGISMKYWSSEHMVIINNNIHDNNGSGIGMSYKEEQPSYHALIQNNRIVNNTMYPIYLDHAEWFEINGNLIEGNGNNNAIYTTANAEDIIIREGAAYQEDYDDYLNQVPSAIINSDRERYYTEEAITFSAAGSTDPNNQPLTYRWDMGDGTILTGESVNYTYQEPGFYDVAVTVTNGNWSDIDWINVNVVASGEEIGTEEHVSNWDVTANDGKTELTNDSPDMTIPQVGATSLVDYPIYYVIDGNQSIKMTTTAPTNVLTYPKTKDGGFDFSDDAALTFSMKIRNQNRDASKTPVVTLYTDESNYMTFTPTETVLSPFHYVNFTEMQYRHEWYAAYIPLDGNSMWIQSITGEPNLSQINYITFNTITGGSLGLDLWLDGLKTIPKGALPYNGANIASDGTVITSSTNMDSDETAPIADSISKEHRWESQIETDSYYGVVFNNSRYMNQLDFNVYYKPTGLTDDTIGLPTDYTVEYLLDGHWKPVSNAIGSMYIAPDENIVQFDMVEAMGIRILLKNQEGKSVALYGFKALHTGNIATQRNAEGTPLTIIESSLSTDALLDSVDMFICIDRPEVWPDDFTDFKVHLYPISEDGKGPTGDPIATGTLPITTIENGGLNKSYNITMRDANDEQVTLEAGKRYVLGATQETVYNGGVTCYRWPTSNSTGVTGEDFGKYTSNDTGTITGVANESFLGTGWLRVHTDQNEGEQATIDFSFPLNYSTGYGVGHTGEEARYQSFTMPSDSILGVIDGAVDNDATWQASGANTTNELTMTFSEIKEIQDINIYFETLPEKFVIKVDGLVEAEKMNNKLQVGFNLINLGEIRTTETISFELINGETDTVVKEIEVLEAQWYKEKNKKDKKDKKDKKDKKEKKDKKNNDYTIE encoded by the coding sequence ATGAAAAGGCTAAGACAATGTTTCGCTCTAATGTTGGTGATTAACATGATTTTTACCAATGTTGGATTAACAAGTGCAGCAGAAACAGAAAAGGACGTAGTAATAACTGAAAGTACATTGAATACGACTGAAGTCATAGACTTATCACATGAAAATCCAAATCCCTGGGGAGCTAGCTTTGGGATTGAAGCAGACGCACAAGTTAGATGGCAAACATTTACGGCTACTCAAGATGGCATAATAGATGCAGTACAGGTTTACTTAATTAAAGTTAATCCAGATAAAGAAGGACTACCTACTGAAGTCGTTGCAAAAATACATAAGGCTGATGGGGGACTACCAGGTGAAGTATTACAAACAACAACGGCGTCTTCTGTGACTATTATCTCAGAAGATATAACCCGCTTTGAGTTTGATGTGGCAGCAGAAAAAGGTAAAACCTATGCCCTTTCCTTGACCACAAATCCTTTAGGTATTCAAGATAATGAACATGCACGTTACGATTGGGCTAATAAGGATATAGGGAAAGACACAACTCATCCATCAGGTAAGATCACCCCTGGAAACAACATAGTAGATGAAACTCAGTGGGTACATACCTATTGGACTAAAATCGAAATGCAAGTAGATACAGTACCAAATGGTGTTAATAAGGATACATTGATATCCCTTATAGAAACAGCTAATACCAAAATAGAAGATGAGTATACTGTTGAGAGTTGGACGAACTTTCAAAATGCAAATGATCTGGCTATACAAGTAAGGGACAAAGAAGATGCAACCCAAGAAGAAGTTGATCAAGCAGCTAATAATTTGCAAACGGCTATGGATAACTTAATATACTTGGAGAATGTAGATGTGATTGATTTATCACATGAAAATCCAAATCCATGGGGAGCAAGTTTTGGAATTGAATCAGATGCACAGGCTAGATGGCAAACTTTCACTGCAATTAAAGATGGCATACTGGATGCAGTAGAGGTATATTTAATTAAGATAAATCCTGAAAAGGAAGGTTTACCATCTGAAGTAATTGCTAAAATCTATGATGTAAATGGTGGAACTCTAGGTGAGGTACTGGATACCACCACTATATCCTCAGATCATATTCAATCACAGGATATAACCCGAATAGAATTCAATACAAGCTTAGAAAAGGGTAAGCAATATGCCCTTGTTTTAACAGCTAGTCCACTAGGGCTTCAAGATAATGATCATGCTCGTTATGACTGGGCTAATAAAGATATTGGAAAAGATGCAACCAATCCATCTGGTAAAATAACAAATGAAACTAACGTCATTGATGAAACCCAGTGGGTACATACCTATTGGACAAAAATTTACTACGGGGAACCAAATTCAGAACCAATTGATTATACATTCGAGGGTACGCGAACATGGGGATTCTCCTTTGGTATAACAGATGGCTCCAGTAGATGGCAAACTTTCACTTCTCACGTAACAGATAGAATGTCATCATTTGATGTTTATTTGATTAAGAAAAATCAATTTGGTTTAGATTTTCCTAATTTGGTGGCAACCCTCTACGAGGTTGAAAATAATAGCCCAACGAATGTACTGACAACGATAACAAAACCAAGTGGAGAAATAGAAACCAATGGTATTGCAACCATTGACCTGCAATATGATTTAGTAGCGGGTAAACAATATGCTATTGATCTTTCAACAGATGATATACAAAATGAAGACCCATCGACAGCAACATGCTACGATTGGCCAACCTCGGATAAAGGACTTGCAGGGCAAGAGTTTTTTGGTAAGGTCGTTGGACAGGATTTTATTGATGAATCTTTCTTAGGTACAGGCTATCTAAAGGTTAGTTTTGGTGATAGTCAACCTGTCTTACCTAAACCAACCACTATTGAACTTTCAACAGATCAAACCATCTTAAAAATTGGGAATACAACAACCATTAATACTATAGTTAAAGATCAGTTTGGAGCAGTATTTGAAGGTGGAAAAATTCAATATATGTCGTCTGATGAAAATGTAGCAACTGTAGATGAAAATGGTATGGTCACAGCAGTCACTGGTGGTATCGCCAAAATTACAGTTTCCTGTGAGAATGCTAGTGAGTCAATCACAGTAACGGTACAAGATGGGGATGGATCGATTATTCCTGTCCCTGGTATGGTTATTAATGAAGATATAAAGCTCAAACCAGGAGAGTATTATTTTGAAGGTGCATCAAAAGGTATAACCATTGTAGGAGATCATATCACTGTGGATGGTACAGGGGTAACGATTGTTAATGCACCAGAAGAAGACATACAAGAAGATGTAACAACAGGTGCTTATGCCTACCAATTAAATCCAATTGAAGGAAATGATTCTTATAACATGGTTAGACACTTTGACTTTACTAAGTCTAATCAGATAACTTTTAGCTTTGATGCAAAAGCTGACGCATTTAGTGGAGAATTGAAAGTTTCAGTTTCAGAGGACACAGTGACCTGGACGGATGTGTTTATTGAAACAGATATAAGCAACAGTTGGGGCAAGTACACAGTTGATTTGAATGCTTATGCTGGTAAAGAAGTTGATGTTAAACTATCTTATCATAATAATACCTTATCTACATATGAAATGAAGAATATGGGATTAATGATCGATACCATAGAGGTAATAGAGGATAGTGTAAGAACATTTAGTGATTTGGCAGAAGCAAAAGTATTTTATTTATGGAACTTATCCTATGATGACGGAATGACAGTTCCTGATCATTTAGCAGATAAACCATTTGATCGAACAAGTTATGATATCGATACTGGTTTGTTTAAAGGTACAGCTATCACAGTTAACGACTCCTCCAATGTAACGATAACAGGTTTTAATATTAGTGGTTTCTATTATGCATTAGAAGCTAATAATTGTGACCAATTAGTCATTAAGGACAATAACTTCTCGAATAATTACACCAATCCAAATGGTGGATGGGGCGACCAAGATGGTGGAGCTGTTGTTTTCAATCATGTTAATAACAGTGAACTCAATGGTAATATCGCTACCAATAATGCTAATGGACTATCCTTAAGATACTCAGATCATAATACAGTCAAAGACAACAATTTCTCTGTTTGTTCTGATGTAGCATTGGAACTTTGGAATTCAAGCTTCAATACGATCAGTGATAATGATTTCAGTTGGGGGATTCGAATTGACCCATTAAATGAAGTACATGCTAGAGATTCAACTTCATCGCTTATTGAAGCAGGTTCAAACTATAACTACATAAAGGGGAATGATTTCACTCACGGTGGTGATGGGATATTTGTCAGAGCTTTAAACGGCTATGTGTCTGAAGGAAATGTATTTGAAGAGAATGATACATCTTTTGCTAATAACAATGCAGTTGAAAGTGGCATGGGCAGAAACTATTATATTCGAAATAAAGCCAATTATTCAAGTTATGGTTTCTGGTTAGGTGGTTCAGATGAATCCGTACTGATAGGTAATGAAATTGCTTATAATGGAATTAAACCTGCCAATGCTCCAGAAAACTTCGGAAATGCAGGTATTTCAATGAAATATTGGTCTTCAGAACATATGGTTATTATCAATAATAATATCCATGATAACAATGGTTCAGGTATTGGTATGAGCTATAAAGAGGAGCAACCTTCCTATCATGCTTTAATACAAAACAATAGAATTGTGAACAATACCATGTATCCTATTTACTTGGATCACGCAGAATGGTTTGAGATCAATGGTAATTTAATTGAAGGTAACGGAAATAACAATGCAATCTATACAACAGCTAATGCAGAAGATATTATCATCAGAGAAGGCGCGGCATATCAAGAAGATTATGATGATTATTTAAATCAGGTGCCATCAGCTATTATCAATTCTGATAGAGAGCGTTATTATACTGAAGAAGCAATTACGTTCTCTGCTGCAGGCAGTACAGATCCAAACAATCAACCATTAACCTATCGATGGGATATGGGTGATGGAACAATCCTTACTGGAGAATCAGTAAACTATACCTATCAAGAACCAGGTTTTTATGATGTGGCTGTGACTGTTACTAATGGAAATTGGTCAGATATTGATTGGATTAATGTGAATGTTGTTGCTTCTGGAGAAGAAATCGGTACAGAAGAGCATGTATCCAACTGGGATGTAACAGCAAATGATGGGAAGACAGAACTTACTAATGATAGTCCTGATATGACGATTCCACAGGTTGGTGCAACATCTCTAGTGGATTATCCAATATATTATGTTATTGATGGTAATCAATCCATTAAGATGACAACAACAGCACCAACTAATGTATTGACATATCCCAAAACAAAAGATGGAGGTTTTGACTTTAGTGATGATGCGGCTCTCACATTCAGTATGAAGATACGTAATCAGAATAGAGATGCGAGTAAGACACCTGTCGTGACACTGTATACAGATGAAAGTAACTATATGACGTTTACACCGACTGAAACAGTTTTATCACCTTTCCATTATGTAAACTTTACTGAAATGCAGTACCGACATGAGTGGTATGCAGCTTATATACCATTGGATGGAAACAGTATGTGGATTCAATCCATTACAGGGGAACCGAATTTAAGTCAGATTAATTATATAACATTCAATACCATAACAGGCGGTAGTTTAGGTCTTGATCTATGGTTAGACGGCTTAAAAACAATTCCAAAAGGCGCTTTGCCTTACAATGGTGCTAATATAGCAAGTGATGGAACAGTCATCACTTCATCAACCAATATGGATTCTGATGAGACTGCGCCAATTGCGGATAGCATCAGTAAGGAGCATAGATGGGAATCCCAAATTGAAACAGATAGCTATTACGGCGTTGTGTTTAACAATTCAAGATACATGAATCAACTCGATTTTAATGTATACTATAAGCCTACAGGTTTAACTGATGATACAATTGGTCTTCCTACAGACTATACTGTTGAATACTTACTTGATGGACATTGGAAACCTGTTAGTAATGCCATTGGTTCAATGTATATAGCACCTGATGAAAATATTGTTCAATTCGATATGGTTGAAGCCATGGGTATTAGAATTCTATTGAAGAATCAGGAAGGTAAATCAGTTGCATTATATGGATTTAAAGCACTCCATACAGGAAATATTGCTACTCAAAGAAATGCGGAAGGTACACCTTTAACTATTATTGAATCCAGTCTTTCAACAGATGCCCTATTGGATTCAGTGGATATGTTTATATGTATTGACAGACCTGAGGTATGGCCTGATGATTTCACAGATTTTAAAGTTCATCTTTATCCTATCTCTGAAGATGGCAAAGGACCAACAGGGGACCCTATTGCAACTGGGACACTTCCAATTACGACTATTGAGAATGGCGGGTTAAATAAGTCCTATAATATTACCATGAGAGATGCCAATGATGAACAAGTGACCTTAGAAGCAGGTAAGCGCTATGTTTTAGGAGCAACTCAAGAAACCGTATATAACGGAGGAGTTACTTGTTATAGATGGCCTACAAGTAATAGTACAGGGGTTACTGGTGAAGATTTTGGTAAGTATACAAGTAATGATACTGGAACTATAACTGGTGTTGCCAATGAAAGTTTCCTTGGAACAGGTTGGTTGAGAGTGCATACTGATCAAAATGAAGGTGAGCAAGCAACAATCGATTTTTCTTTCCCTCTTAACTATTCCACTGGTTATGGTGTAGGTCATACTGGAGAAGAAGCCAGATATCAAAGCTTTACAATGCCAAGTGATAGCATATTAGGTGTCATTGATGGAGCAGTTGATAACGATGCAACGTGGCAAGCTTCTGGCGCAAATACAACAAATGAACTAACAATGACATTTAGTGAAATCAAGGAGATTCAAGATATTAACATATATTTTGAAACACTACCAGAGAAGTTCGTCATTAAAGTAGATGGATTAGTTGAAGCAGAAAAAATGAATAATAAGCTTCAGGTTGGATTTAATCTTATTAACCTGGGTGAGATTAGAACAACAGAAACTATATCATTTGAGTTGATCAATGGTGAAACAGATACTGTTGTTAAAGAAATCGAAGTTCTAGAAGCACAGTGGTATAAAGAAAAAAATAAAAAAGACAAAAAAGATAAAAAAGACAAAAAAGACAAAAAAGAAAAAAAAGATAAAAAAAACAATGATTACACAATTGAATAG
- a CDS encoding glycoside hydrolase family 172 protein — MSNGLSDLFMMTNNISRSLSAENPTGEKGKGGMAFPEDEENPAFDLGQGWKVRPCLHIKSGETVEIGSVEGPAIIRSMWMTCFPEALRFLILRFYWDDEEHPSVEVPLGDFYCSGWCTPTYVSALPINVNPAGGYNSYFQMPFRKHARITVENLSREEQTFFYQINYDITDVDEKAAYFHAQFNRTNPVKYKEAYVLADDIIGKGQYVGAYMAWQANNNYWWGEGEIKFYMDGDKEFPTICGTGTEDYFGGAWSFEDPKGTYKQYSNLYAGLNQVLNPEGAYKLNQRFGMYRFHIYDPIYFENDLKITMQALGWRNKFKRFLPLQDDISSVVYWYQAEPHQPHKPLPNRDFLEVI; from the coding sequence ATGAGTAATGGACTTTCAGATTTATTTATGATGACCAATAATATCAGTCGGTCTTTGAGCGCAGAAAATCCAACTGGTGAAAAAGGGAAAGGTGGAATGGCATTCCCAGAGGATGAAGAAAATCCTGCCTTTGATCTAGGGCAGGGATGGAAGGTTCGTCCTTGTTTGCACATTAAAAGTGGCGAAACAGTTGAAATTGGTAGTGTTGAAGGACCAGCTATCATCAGAAGCATGTGGATGACTTGTTTCCCAGAAGCATTGAGATTTCTAATTTTAAGGTTTTATTGGGATGATGAAGAGCATCCATCAGTTGAAGTACCTTTAGGGGATTTCTATTGCAGCGGTTGGTGCACACCAACTTACGTATCAGCATTACCTATCAATGTAAATCCTGCTGGAGGTTATAACAGTTATTTTCAGATGCCTTTTAGAAAGCATGCAAGGATAACAGTAGAGAATTTGAGCCGAGAAGAACAAACATTCTTCTATCAGATAAATTATGATATAACGGATGTAGATGAAAAAGCTGCTTATTTTCATGCACAATTTAATCGGACCAATCCAGTGAAATATAAAGAAGCCTATGTCCTAGCAGATGATATCATTGGTAAAGGACAATATGTGGGTGCATACATGGCTTGGCAAGCTAATAATAACTATTGGTGGGGAGAAGGAGAAATAAAGTTCTACATGGATGGGGATAAAGAATTTCCTACAATCTGTGGAACAGGTACAGAAGACTATTTTGGAGGAGCATGGAGTTTTGAAGATCCTAAAGGGACTTATAAGCAATATAGTAACTTGTATGCAGGCTTAAATCAAGTATTGAATCCTGAAGGAGCCTACAAATTAAACCAACGCTTTGGGATGTATCGATTCCACATCTATGACCCCATTTATTTTGAAAATGATTTGAAGATTACCATGCAAGCCTTAGGGTGGAGAAATAAGTTTAAACGATTCTTACCTTTACAGGATGATATATCGTCAGTTGTTTACTGGTATCAAGCAGAACCACACCAACCACACAAACCATTGCCTAATAGAGACTTTCTCGAAGTTATTTAA
- a CDS encoding carbohydrate ABC transporter permease → MKGKKSIIKGLIIKALIFVFITAIIIISLGPLLWVFVSSFKTNREILSGGLGLPSVFSFKNYIDALTIAPIPQFYFNSIIVSIVATVGNVFLLSMAAYTIARFDWKYNGFFTMMFSVGLLIPGAALLQPLYQTMTTAHLNDSLTGLIIIYMAFGLPSTIYIMRSYFKTIPREMEESAYMDGSGFFRTFVSIILPIAKPALGTAAILEFLLCWNEFQFALSLTSSNSKRTLPIALYYFKSQFASNYGAMFAATIMVVVPSIFVYIALQEQVVSGLAAGAVKG, encoded by the coding sequence ATGAAAGGAAAAAAATCGATTATAAAAGGTCTAATCATAAAGGCACTTATTTTTGTTTTTATAACCGCTATCATCATTATATCCTTGGGACCGTTATTATGGGTATTTGTTTCTTCATTCAAAACTAATCGTGAAATTCTCTCAGGTGGTTTAGGGTTACCAAGTGTCTTTAGCTTTAAGAACTATATAGATGCCTTGACGATTGCTCCCATACCACAATTTTATTTCAACAGTATTATCGTATCCATTGTGGCAACAGTAGGGAATGTTTTCTTACTGAGCATGGCTGCGTATACGATAGCTAGATTTGATTGGAAGTATAATGGCTTTTTTACGATGATGTTTTCAGTGGGTTTATTGATTCCTGGAGCAGCTCTTTTACAACCTTTATATCAGACCATGACTACAGCTCATTTGAATGATTCCTTAACTGGTCTCATCATTATCTATATGGCATTTGGGTTACCATCAACGATTTATATCATGAGAAGTTATTTTAAAACCATACCTAGAGAAATGGAAGAGTCAGCTTATATGGATGGATCAGGCTTTTTTAGAACATTTGTTAGTATTATATTGCCTATTGCAAAACCAGCCCTTGGTACAGCTGCTATCCTAGAGTTTTTACTTTGCTGGAATGAGTTCCAGTTTGCTCTAAGCTTGACATCATCCAATAGCAAGCGGACTTTACCTATCGCTCTTTATTATTTCAAGAGCCAATTTGCAAGTAATTACGGTGCCATGTTTGCTGCTACCATCATGGTAGTTGTACCGAGTATATTCGTATACATTGCCTTACAAGAACAAGTTGTTTCAGGTCTTGCAGCTGGAGCAGTTAAAGGATAA